One segment of Streptosporangiales bacterium DNA contains the following:
- a CDS encoding DUF222 domain-containing protein produces the protein MPSDCGRLEHMFDVASLDRIEALPASGTTHAVLDSIDLSTAPAEVALAVLAGYEKCIAAAQARQFAALARLDQLRDVTKDDFTREEVAAVLRIATGTAADRLTVSRITCDQLPATQKLFAAGELTAMHVRILADAVEHLDPHTTALVEEYALR, from the coding sequence ATGCCTTCTGATTGTGGTAGACTCGAACACATGTTCGACGTCGCGTCGCTGGACCGGATCGAGGCACTCCCCGCCTCCGGCACCACGCACGCCGTGCTCGACTCGATCGATCTCTCGACCGCGCCGGCGGAGGTTGCGCTTGCGGTGCTCGCCGGGTACGAGAAGTGCATCGCCGCCGCGCAGGCCCGCCAGTTCGCCGCGCTCGCCCGCCTCGACCAACTTCGTGACGTGACCAAGGACGACTTCACCCGCGAAGAGGTCGCGGCGGTGCTGCGGATCGCGACCGGCACCGCCGCGGACCGGCTTACGGTCTCCCGGATCACCTGTGACCAGCTCCCCGCGACACAGAAGCTGTTCGCCGCCGGGGAACTCACCGCAATGCACGTACGGATCCTCGCCGACGCCGTCGAACACCTCGACCCCCACACCACCGCGCTGGTGGAGGAGTACGCGCTGCGGC